ACCCATGCAAATAGATAAGgaagcaaatgcaaatgctCAGGCGCTTGAAACGGAATATTCATCCGAGATATACTGGCAAACCCGCAACGTGTCACGGGTAACCCCCAACTCAAATGCATTGGTTCAAAGTACTGGCATATCACCAGGGCTGGTGATTCCATTCACAGAGGCGGAACTACAACGCATCACTAAGTTCCCGATCGTTCCAAGTGCAAACGGAATCATTGATAAACAATGGATACTTCATGAGCAATACGAAAGTGAAGAGTACAAATCACCCTCGGTTAATCGGGTACTATCGGCAACTCTACCGGAGGCATCAAGACAGGCGCTGCTACGATGGAAAGCAACTAAAATTGCTGAGCTGGGCGAAGCAGGATTCCAACAGCTGCAAAAGGACATATTCACGCGTGGAAGTACATTGCATACTACGCTGGAGACATGGTTATCTGGATGTGATCCTTCAGATGAAATGATTGAGAAAACCGGCGTACTGTGGAAAAGTGTTCGTGGAGCGCTAGAGGAAGTTGAACGACCGGCGAAGATGATTGAGGAGAAGCTATATCATCCCTATCTGCACTATAACGGCGTAGTGGACTGCATTACC
The Anopheles moucheti chromosome 2, idAnoMoucSN_F20_07, whole genome shotgun sequence genome window above contains:
- the LOC128298625 gene encoding mitochondrial genome maintenance exonuclease 1-like is translated as MSLKMLILNFIRSLSTATKSANVKSSRADVIKRLNYENKALFGAVVKPAKKKPKPMQIDKEANANAQALETEYSSEIYWQTRNVSRVTPNSNALVQSTGISPGLVIPFTEAELQRITKFPIVPSANGIIDKQWILHEQYESEEYKSPSVNRVLSATLPEASRQALLRWKATKIAELGEAGFQQLQKDIFTRGSTLHTTLETWLSGCDPSDEMIEKTGVLWKSVRGALEEVERPAKMIEEKLYHPYLHYNGVVDCITSIKGKCHIIEWKTSDNPKTSVGATYDAPIQLCAYMGALQANRGLCDSPIQRGAIFVAYTSGKPANVHILDEDKMRLYWQLWLHRLQEYWTRYRDGTLPEPI